One stretch of Pradoshia sp. D12 DNA includes these proteins:
- a CDS encoding ABC transporter permease has translation MKAAPTRTQRMWTSIKNQKYLYLMSLPFVAWVFVFNYIPLWGWTMAFQNFKPARSFMEQEWVGFDHFIALFQDERFFLALRNTLAMSLMGLILGFVIPIIFAICINEIRKKAFKQTIQTVSYLPHFVSWVVVAGIVTKMLSVDGGAINQLLTTTGILDEPYQFMTQGNLFWIIVTLSDLWKEMGWNSIIFLAAMAGIDTQLYEAAKVDGASRLRQIWHITLPGIRPTILVVLILSIGHLISIGFEKQFLLGNATVVDYAEVLDLYALNYGIGLGRFSYGTAIGIFNSLVSIILLFLANGIFKRFTNQSVM, from the coding sequence ATGAAGGCAGCTCCTACAAGAACGCAAAGAATGTGGACGTCAATAAAAAATCAAAAGTATTTGTACCTTATGTCATTGCCATTTGTTGCGTGGGTGTTTGTTTTTAACTATATCCCTTTATGGGGTTGGACAATGGCTTTTCAAAATTTCAAGCCAGCCAGATCATTTATGGAACAGGAATGGGTGGGATTTGACCACTTTATTGCACTTTTTCAGGACGAGAGGTTTTTTCTTGCTTTACGTAATACGCTTGCAATGAGCTTAATGGGTCTGATACTTGGATTTGTTATCCCTATTATATTTGCCATTTGTATTAATGAAATACGTAAGAAGGCATTTAAACAAACGATCCAAACTGTATCATACCTTCCTCACTTTGTTTCTTGGGTTGTAGTAGCAGGGATTGTAACAAAAATGCTTTCGGTCGATGGGGGAGCCATCAATCAGTTGTTGACTACAACAGGTATTTTGGATGAACCCTATCAATTTATGACACAGGGAAATTTATTCTGGATCATTGTTACATTATCCGACCTTTGGAAAGAGATGGGCTGGAACTCAATCATCTTTTTAGCGGCCATGGCTGGAATTGACACTCAATTATATGAAGCAGCAAAGGTGGATGGAGCAAGCCGTTTGAGGCAAATATGGCATATTACCTTACCGGGTATTCGGCCGACCATCTTGGTTGTTTTGATTTTATCGATTGGTCATTTGATTTCCATTGGCTTCGAAAAACAATTCTTGCTGGGTAATGCTACTGTTGTTGATTATGCAGAGGTTTTAGATTTATATGCCTTAAACTACGGTATTGGTCTTGGAAGATTCTCGTATGGTACGGCAATTGGGATATTCAATTCTTTAGTCAGCATCA
- a CDS encoding response regulator transcription factor, which produces MFNVLIVDDEPMIREGLKTLINWEEYGFRIIALARNGKEGYEEYCRCKPDLMIVDIRMPEMDGISLIELIRAEDNDISFIVLSGYSDFAYAKRAIKAKTAGYLLKPIDEEELIQYLIDLRQNIEERKQWSSLIQAEYCHERDEFLASLCLNDFKEMANVQENLHKFELEDSGCQILLIQCYENGQKKIKSELVSFFEDCKKGVVFTINGYAAVYLRSDYSFISRTDMIKQKLMKQIHPFCKSIALGEFMPSVYGIQESYQTALTLIKHQFYFEKGQILTKSHRKELDSAHGILKEELLLDEYLNRLYYAIDVVNIDTCRTVIDELGREMMHRDFSEQQIKKQFIYIYTHTMNKLLQLNSSIGLDSMKVNDCATDIYKIETMSDLIEYIFQQFESIIKRIDNGLTGTQMKKMIDLIHKNYNQNLRLESLAVVFNYNSAYLGKLFKNYTGEYFNTYLDKVRIENGKILLQKGLKVYEVAEKIGYADVDYFHRKFKKYEGISPSAYRNHTG; this is translated from the coding sequence ATGTTTAATGTATTGATTGTTGACGATGAACCTATGATTCGTGAAGGCTTAAAAACTCTGATCAATTGGGAGGAATACGGTTTTCGAATCATTGCATTGGCTAGAAATGGAAAGGAAGGCTATGAGGAATACTGCCGGTGTAAACCCGATTTAATGATTGTAGATATTCGTATGCCAGAGATGGATGGTATTTCCCTTATTGAGTTAATACGTGCAGAGGATAATGATATTTCTTTTATTGTTCTGAGTGGCTATTCAGATTTTGCTTATGCCAAAAGGGCAATCAAAGCAAAAACAGCGGGTTATTTGCTTAAGCCAATTGACGAGGAGGAGTTGATTCAGTACCTGATTGACTTGCGTCAAAATATTGAGGAAAGGAAACAATGGTCCAGTTTGATTCAGGCTGAGTACTGTCACGAAAGGGATGAATTTCTCGCTTCCTTATGTCTGAATGATTTTAAAGAAATGGCTAATGTTCAAGAAAATCTTCATAAGTTTGAATTGGAGGATAGCGGATGTCAAATTTTATTAATTCAGTGCTATGAGAATGGGCAGAAAAAAATAAAATCAGAGTTAGTATCCTTCTTCGAGGATTGTAAAAAGGGCGTTGTTTTTACGATAAATGGGTATGCAGCTGTTTATTTGAGATCAGATTATTCATTTATTTCTCGGACTGACATGATCAAGCAAAAATTAATGAAACAGATTCATCCGTTTTGTAAAAGTATTGCATTGGGAGAATTTATGCCGAGTGTATACGGTATACAGGAATCCTATCAAACAGCACTTACCTTGATTAAACATCAATTTTATTTTGAAAAAGGACAAATATTAACAAAGAGCCATAGAAAAGAGTTGGATAGCGCCCATGGGATTTTAAAAGAAGAACTACTGCTAGATGAATATTTAAACCGCCTTTATTATGCGATAGATGTTGTTAATATTGATACTTGCAGAACTGTTATAGATGAACTTGGAAGAGAAATGATGCATCGAGATTTTTCGGAACAGCAAATAAAGAAACAGTTTATTTACATCTATACCCATACAATGAATAAGCTGTTGCAATTAAATTCTTCCATTGGTTTAGATTCAATGAAGGTTAATGATTGTGCCACTGATATTTATAAAATCGAAACTATGTCTGACTTAATCGAATATATTTTTCAACAGTTTGAGTCTATTATAAAAAGAATTGATAATGGGTTGACCGGCACACAAATGAAGAAAATGATTGATTTAATTCATAAGAATTATAATCAAAATCTCCGGTTGGAAAGTCTTGCTGTGGTATTCAATTATAATAGTGCCTATCTTGGAAAATTATTTAAAAATTATACCGGTGAATATTTTAATACGTATTTAGATAAGGTCCGTATTGAAAATGGAAAAATATTATTACAAAAAGGTTTAAAGGTTTATGAGGTTGCCGAAAAAATTGGGTATGCCGATGTTGATTATTTTCATAGAAAGTTCAAAAAATATGAAGGGATCTCACCTTCTGCCTACCGAAATCATACTGGGTAA